The stretch of DNA AGCACCGAGCGCGACAGCGCGGCAAGATCGATTTCAGGCATGGGGCGGGAACGGCGGACTCAGGCTCAGGATCAGGCGGCGGCCTGGTAGCGGGTCGGGTCGGGCACGCCGGCGGCCTCGAAGCCGGCGCGGCGGATGCGGCAGGAGTCGCACACGCCGCAGGCGCGGCCGTCGTCGTCGGCCTGGTAGCACGACACCGTCAGGCTGTAGTCGACGCCCAGCGCGATGCCGGCGCGGATGATCTCGCCCTTGGTCATGTCGATGATGGGCGCATGCACGCGGAAGCGGTCGCCCTCGACGCCGGCCTTGGTGGCCAGGTTGGCCAGGGTCTCGTAGGCCGCGACGTATTCCGGGCGGCAGTCCGGGTAGCCCGAATAGTCGACCGCGTTGGCGCCGAAGAACAGGTCGCGCCCGCCCACCGCCTCGGCCCAGCCGAGCGCCAGCGACAGCATGATGGTGTTGCGCGCCGGCACATAGGTGACCGGGATGCCGCCGCTGGCGCCGTCGGTGGGGACCTCGAGCGCGTCGTCGGTCAGCGCCGAGCCGCCGAAGCGGCGCAGGTCGAGGTCGACGATCTCGTGGCGCACGGCGCCCAGCGCCGCGGCCACGCGCTTGGCGGCCTCCAGCTCCGAGGAATGGCGCTGGCCATAGCGCATCGACAGCGCATAGGTCTCGAAGCCCTGGGCGCGGGCCATGGCAAGTACGGTGGCGGAGTCGAGTCCGCCGGACAGCAGGACGATGGCGCGTTGGGTCATGGTGCGGTTCGCGCCGGGGCGGCGCGCAAGAACATTCAGGCGAATCGCATATTCTAGCGCGACAAACGCAAAAGGCCCGCCGAAGCGGGCCTTGCGGTGGCGGGCGGCGCCGGCGCTTACTTGAGCGTCTTGAGCCGGTTGCTCGCCGCCTGCGCGCCCTCGGTGCCGGGATACTTCGCCACCACCTGCTCCAGCGTCTTGCGCGCAGCCGCCTTCTGGCCGGACTCGAGCTGGTTGTTGGCGATGGCGATCATCGCGTCCGGCACCTTGGGGTGGGTCGGGTTGGCGTTGACCATGTTCTGCAGCACGAAGGTGGAACCCTTGTAGTCGCGCTGCGCGTACAGCGAGTTGCCGAGCCAGTACTGTGCCAGCGGCAGGTACGGGCTCTGCGGGTACTTCTTCGCGAACGCCGAGAACGAATTCCCCGCGCTCTTGAAGTCGCCCGCCTGGAACTGCTTGAGCGCGGCATCGTATTCGGGCTTTTCGCCCGGCTGCGCGACCCCTTCGCGGCCTTCGACCGTGACCTGCTGCGGCTCGAATTTCTTCAGGCGCGCATCCAGGTCGGCGTAGTAGTCCTTCTGCTGCTTCTGCAGCGTGTCCACCGTGTTCTGCAGGACTTCGTTCTGGCCGCGCAGCCGCGCCACTTCCTGGCGCAGGCCTTCGAGCTGGTTCTGCATGTCGAGCAGGGTGCGGCTGTTCTGCTCGATGCGCTGCGTCGCGGTCGCCTGGAAACCGTTGAACTGGTCGCGCAGGCTGATGACGGCCTTGCGGGCCTCGTCATCGTCGAACACTCCGGCATGCGCCTGCGACAGCGGCAGCATGCCGCCGCCGGCCACGGCGGCGAGCCACAACAAGGTGGAAACGCGTGCTTTCATGGAGGGTCAGTCCGCAGATCAGTAGTTGATGTC from Cupriavidus taiwanensis encodes:
- the queC gene encoding 7-cyano-7-deazaguanine synthase QueC, producing the protein MTQRAIVLLSGGLDSATVLAMARAQGFETYALSMRYGQRHSSELEAAKRVAAALGAVRHEIVDLDLRRFGGSALTDDALEVPTDGASGGIPVTYVPARNTIMLSLALGWAEAVGGRDLFFGANAVDYSGYPDCRPEYVAAYETLANLATKAGVEGDRFRVHAPIIDMTKGEIIRAGIALGVDYSLTVSCYQADDDGRACGVCDSCRIRRAGFEAAGVPDPTRYQAAA
- the ybgF gene encoding tol-pal system protein YbgF codes for the protein MKARVSTLLWLAAVAGGGMLPLSQAHAGVFDDDEARKAVISLRDQFNGFQATATQRIEQNSRTLLDMQNQLEGLRQEVARLRGQNEVLQNTVDTLQKQQKDYYADLDARLKKFEPQQVTVEGREGVAQPGEKPEYDAALKQFQAGDFKSAGNSFSAFAKKYPQSPYLPLAQYWLGNSLYAQRDYKGSTFVLQNMVNANPTHPKVPDAMIAIANNQLESGQKAAARKTLEQVVAKYPGTEGAQAASNRLKTLK